One Dokdonia sp. Dokd-P16 genomic window carries:
- a CDS encoding copper homeostasis protein CutC yields the protein MKLEICANSFESALDAQDAGAHRIELCQELSLGGITPSHGLIEKVMQELEIPVFVLIRPRSGDFMYSEAEFDVMLRDIAFAKAQGAQGIVSGILNIDFTIDADRTKQLIVECGELPFTFHRAFDWTPDVLAALELLIDMGAQRILTSGMNVNVNEGYETLVQLLAAARNRIGILPGGGISVDNIMKFKNAGFSEVHGSLSSSAFGYNHAIKMHSLAGHENNLLQTSDVFKIKALLNML from the coding sequence ATGAAATTAGAAATCTGTGCAAACTCGTTTGAAAGTGCTCTGGATGCTCAAGATGCAGGAGCACATCGTATTGAACTTTGTCAAGAGCTGTCACTTGGAGGTATTACTCCTAGTCATGGTTTGATAGAGAAAGTGATGCAAGAACTAGAGATTCCTGTGTTTGTACTCATAAGGCCAAGATCTGGAGATTTTATGTACTCGGAAGCAGAGTTTGATGTGATGTTGCGGGATATTGCTTTCGCGAAAGCGCAAGGTGCTCAAGGAATAGTTTCTGGAATATTAAACATAGATTTTACAATTGACGCAGACAGGACTAAACAATTAATCGTGGAATGTGGCGAACTACCTTTCACCTTTCATCGTGCTTTTGATTGGACGCCTGATGTTCTTGCTGCCTTAGAGCTGCTCATAGATATGGGAGCTCAGAGGATTTTAACTTCTGGAATGAATGTTAATGTGAATGAAGGTTATGAAACCTTGGTGCAATTGCTAGCTGCGGCTAGAAATCGTATAGGTATTTTACCTGGCGGAGGAATTTCTGTTGATAATATTATGAAATTTAAGAACGCAGGTTTTAGCGAAGTGCATGGTAGTTTGAGTAGTAGTGCGTTTGGATATAATCATGCTATAAAAATGCATTCGCTAGCAGGTCATGAAAATAACTTACTTCAAACCTCTGATGTTTTTAAAATAAAGGCACTCTTAAATATGCTATAA